CAAGTTCTGTTAAGAGAACCAGAAAAAAGTCCAAGAAATGGACGGTTACCTGGGACATATTAGCCCACTTATTGCTGACAAATTTTGTTTGTTCTTGAGGGATAGTGATGAACAGCATTGCATGTATACGGTTTTACATGCTAGGGGCTAAAATTACAATCATGATGAACAGCGATGAGCGGAAGAAGCTTTGGTGAATGGAGAGGTGGGTCTGAAAATTGCTGTGTTGTTCAGAACCACAAAAGGGACCCAAACAATGACGATCTTGAATGCAATTTTCTCGTTTTTGGGCAGCTTTCTCTTTCACATAGACACATAGTGACTGGACTGGCAGTGAACTTAGGACTCATCATCATCACACAAAGCCAACAAAATTAATACTAAAAGCCAAAAGCATGCACCAGCAATATTTCTGGTAACGTCGGAGACACAGATGACGATGGTGATGATAGTTATATGTTTGATTAGGAAATGGACAAAAAATTGGGAAGATTCCTTCCTTGCTTCGCTTGTTCAGGGCACAACCTTCCAACAGTGAAGAGGTATCGATTGTTTTCTTGTTCATCGATCTCTACTTGAAACTGTTACGTACAGCTCCTTCACGACATGATGCTAAAATTGTGATTTCTTTCATCAACAAAATTTGATATGAGATGTTAATTTTTTTGCGAATCAAAATTGATTTACATTGAATTgttcaaaattaatttttggatcTAACAATATTTGCTACAATTTAGAATACGGTACGGTAGGACGGATAACAAAtaaaatttagcaaaatagGGTGAATAACATATGAAATACTACAAAAAAGAAGTATAATTGATGTAGTTATATATGCTAGCACAAAAGACTTGCATGtacaatccttttttttttttatatagacaAAATAATTTGATGACATAAATCTACACTGAAAATACGAAATATATCAAACATGCAAGAGATAGAAACCAAAAGAATGCAGTGTGGCATAAAATCGTAGCTTATTAGTTCTTAATGCTAATGAGGTCTCGAtgaagtttatttgaatgctAAAGAGTAGAGGGTAGAGAAGAGTTTAAAAGGGCATCAAGTTAGTTTATACATGTCTAATATGACAGATTAGTCACAGCTTATGGTGTATATGACTTCCTTAATTAAATGGATGTCAATATCACAACGAACCCCTTTAAGACTTTTAGGTTCTTATTTTAGAATttaaaaaagttgaaaaaaaaataaacagaagaAGATTTTACAGGATTTTGGTTCTGACTGAACGTGAAAGAGAGGAATAAAGATTGGTTAAGCAAGCTGAGAACTATATCTACCTTGCATGTTCGAAAAATCCAGGTTAATGTGACACTTTAAAGTCAAAAAGTGACAATTGATTAGATAAACCCCTATGTTTTTAACCAGTTGAATCGATCAACTTAGCTTTTGATCAAGAGCAATCgaatattataaattttattgCTGTCACTGCATGTTTCAAAGATTTCCAGCTAATGAAGATATGGTGCTCTTAGGCAACAATGTTGCAGTTGATCGTCAACTTCTCAAACTTAGTGAAATTATTTAGGGCAAGATTTCTGTTTTCAAGGGAAAATATGTAGAACCATAATATATGTGACTTAAGTGCTATTCAAATGCAAAATTTGTGTTCCTAAAAGCTAACTTAGCTGGCATGGACATTGATCAGAAAATTGTATGATCTCTCTAACTGGATTCTTAAACTATTCTCTTCCCCCATTTCCCATTTCCCCTTTGCAAAGTTTGGAGTTGGTTTTCAGTTAATAATTGGATGAACTCTCTTCCTAAATTATGACCGGTTTAATTTAATTACGCCCGACAAGGCTAATAAATAATtcgtttgataaaaaaaaagaagaagaagaaggctAATAGTTATAAATCGCACCAAGAAATTATTTCGACATCTCCACGTTGATTGGCAGGCAGGGATTGCATTTGAAACTTCACAGTTGCAAAATATAGAGTTTGATGGTAATTGTTGACTACTAAAGCCAGGATAAGTTTAGCTATGACATTAATTAAGTAGCTAAAAAGTATGAGTACCCAAATGTGGAACTAAATTCCATTTTCGaactagcaaaaaaaaaaaaaaaagaatgtaaGAACAGAAGGTTTTTGCAACATATGTGACTTGAGTTATATCAAGAGAAATAGTGCGTATTTtgcatttgtaatttttttcaagATTATAACAGTAGGTTAAAGAAGTTGACTCCTCTCTGTATTATAAAAACCCTAGCAATCAGTCGATATTAATCCCAAGAACGAAATGATTAATAGGTCAATTCAACATTTAAGCACTTTATTAGTAGGGTTTTCGGTAAATGAACAATTAAAGGACTTACTTATTTTATGTACCCTTCACAAGAATACTATTCCATATACAAAGGTAATTTGTACTTTGACTAAGAGAAGCAAGAGGGAAGTTGCATGTCTTTTGCCGAGTATATCCTATCTGTCTATCTTGTTTCTCCCGAAATGTAATCTCAATAATCTATATTAAAAAAAGGGTTTACCTAATTAATGTAATCTCAATAATCTATATTAAAAAATGGGTTTACCTAATGAACGCTTTTAGGGCATTAGTTGATACATGCACTAGTCCACCCATGCTGCGCACAGTTAAATTTACTACCTTTGTGAATTTAATTAATTTCACTTCTTCAAAAGACTAAATTGAACCCCAAATGCACTGGTAAGACAAGAACTTAGAAAACAAATTGAATTTGGGCAGCTAATTTgcactctaattttttttttttttaaataaaaaaacagGGTTTGCACACTATTAAAACTTTAGAATTACCACATATccccctatatatatatatttttaacacTTAAGCTGAAAAAATTCTCccatttccaaaaaaaaaaaaaaagaaaacttggTTAACTTCTTATTGTGTGTGCGCCCATAAGGCCTCAAATAGATTTTGAGGCTGCAATCCTAAATTTGGTTCCTTGCATGTATACCTATTGGAAGTGGATGATTAAGATGAACCGGACATTCCAGTAAAAACTTTACAAAGTCTTCTTCCAATTTTCGTTCTCTTGTggtcaattgatggttgataatTACCATTAGATCAATCTAGTTTCCCATCATATCATGGCTCAAAGCTCACGGATTTCCTGCAGGGGCTAATTGACAGTTGAAGTGTACCATCCAAATGCAGTGTTAGGGAGAAAGTTCTATCACGTTAATCACGCAACTTTCTCCAATGGCTTCCTATTTCTTGAGCCGCTATTTTCCCATTCAACCTCTTCTTCGGCCTGCCCATCAAAGAAAAACGGCAATAGCTTCGAATTTCTTGAGCCAACTATGTATCTCTTTCATTTAAGGCCATCAAAacaaagaaggggaaaaaatgaagaagaagaaagcatgGCAAAATTCGACTTGCTGGAGTCTAACTTTATTCAACCTTGTAATGATGTGCTTAGCAAAAGCTCATAAGACAAAAAGAACAAAGCAGCAGAAAAGAGAACAGCAATACACTATTCTAAAAGGTGCAAAACACACCTGTATGATTCTCAATCCTTTTTTGTGCAGGTGAATGCTGCTTGAtgtgagaaagagagagagagtgtgtgtgtgtgcataTGGAATTCATACTGccaaataaaggttcaaaaaaaaaatcgaaccTTAATCTAATCATGTTAGATTTCTTTGAAAGGTGGTTTAGGGTTGTTTTACAAATCATgaaacaaaattaataaaaaaaaaaaatagctttGTACATACCTTATGTTTTAAAGTggtaaaatagttattttttttccttatcacGTGACTCAAATTGTGCTAATGCAGCAAATGCCATTGACTTGCTTTCTACGTGTTTATTCAGGGTTGTGAAAGCGGGCTAGTTAGAAGTAATAACCAAAGGTTGAAAACGAAAGTCACAATCCACCATTTTCAAAGCAAATAAGTACGCAGATGCGATGTATAGTGTTTAAGGCTTAGGTTTCGGATTTATTTATGTAATAAATTTTGACGATGTCAAACAACAATGGGGAGGGTTCGATTGGATGTACgataaaatgaaagaaattatAGATAGAAGATCTTTAATTCAATACCTTCTGcttatattataaaaaattttaaaaaaaacctTGTTTAACATTATAAGTCTTGGGGACCATAGATTACAAATGAACAAACATCGATTCTTGCACCACCTGATCAAGACCACTCGAATATGGTCCATTCAAGTACGTAGGTATAGCAAAATCAGAATGAGAAGAACCCATTCTCTGTCTACTTATCCTGCTCGTCTGCAACTCTCCAATGAGATGGATCTACTTACTTGTAACATCGTCCTCTTGcagtacaatttttttttttttttttttttaaaatgaagcGAAGTAAGTGTACAACAATTTGTATAAATATTGCATCATCATGTGAAAAAAGGCAGCTAGGTTATTAAATCAATGATGAGCAATTTTGAGTTTGTGGGCCTTTTAGCTTTTTGAATTAAAACAATAAAGTGCAAAAATGAACTTGTTTGGTAAAAGCAGCGAAGAAAAAGCAAAGGATATTCCCTCTCTTTGATGATCACATAAATTACTGAATATGTTTCTACTTGAATCTTAAACTGTACCTGCAACGTAGCTCCAGAGAAAGCACCATGCCGACACATTTATAAGGTGTGTAACACAGCAGTAAATACGTCCTTTCTAGCTTGTTGCACACCCCTATTACGTATTTCGTTCATCAAACATACAGGAAGTTTTGCCTAGCCAACATTCAAAAGGTGTAAAAAAAACTAGAGAGGGACTAATTATGGATGAGATTAAGTGGCAATTGGCAAGGGGGCTCACTATCCAAGACTTCTAAATTGAAGTGGACTGGACAATTTTGCAGTGGTAGATACATGTATGAAGAAGTAACCCTACGAGGCTTAGATGCACTAGTAGCTGCATCTCCCTCtcacattcattcaaaaattgACAGTCTCTCATTGAATTCACTTTCAAGCCACCACTTTTTCAGACACcaccaaatcactccaccactgcAACTAATTATTACGAAAAGCCCAAGGCAATGTGTGCAGTATGTGAGAAAGAgaaagaacccaaaaaaaaaatagaaacagaaagagagagagcaagaaacaaagtgCAGGCTAGGCTTAATGGCCAAGAGCAGGCAATTAAACCACAGGCATAGGCAGGCCAAGAGAAGAGGGCATCATCGACTGTGATCTGTTGTGTTTCATATATCATATGTTGTCAGTAAACTGATCAGAAGTCTGAGACTCAGTTACCACTTGCATGATGAAGAGAGACATTGGGACAGTGAgtattctgaaatctgaatattGACTCTCCAACGTAAAACAAATCTAAGATATGCCATTAGGTCCATTAAATGACAGTCCAAAATCCCTCACTAGTCCCAAAGAGATTGAACAGATAATGGGATTAGCAACACAAGATTAACCCGAGGGATTAAGGGTTTTCAGTTTTCCATTAGGAAGCCATTTTTGTCGTCAGACTTCTCGTTTCATCACTCCTGATGAAacattaaaacatgaaaaaggaaaagagtaaAGGATAAAAGGTACCTTCTAGAGAAAGTTGACAGTTTAGATACAATGGGCAAAGGAAAGGATGGATTAATTGTATATACAAATTGAACAAGATCAATCATAAAGGTAAACATGATAaggtaaagagagagagaatgagATTTCCAGTATTTTTTTCCATAACTTTTTACATGAACATTTGGACTCCTACATCTtcgaaggaaaaaagaaaaactacaaTACCATTCTGAAACATAAACTATACATAGAGAACGAGACATTTGCTCCTTTACTGGGGTGAAGCTGAATATTAACTCGCTAGACAAACTAAACAACTACTTTCCCTCTTTACCgactgtttttttttcccaaccTGATACAAGAGACAAAGCTGAAAAGAAGCATCTTATGATAGATGGACATAAGACTCTAGCTCGACAATTACTGAAAGGAAAAGACAGACAAGACCAGTCTGGGTATCCTAGTATACTGTCAACACTGTTTTTCTGTTTCTTTGATGAACTCTAACAAGGATAATCGCTGgcaataatttttgaaattgttGTCAGCCGGCCTACAGTGCACTGTATTGACTCAGATTGTTCCATACTGGATTGATCATTCCATTCCAGTTGTGGTTCACCAAATGATTCTGATCACTTCCACCATTGCCGCCGCTGTTGGTTGGAGTTGGGGTAACTGGGGCATAAGTAGTATTGTCAAAGAACCACTCAGTTGATAAGCTTGCTCCATTGATTCCTTCCTTTCTTGAATTGATATCAACACCAGAAGCATTTGTTTTCGGAGTAGTAGAATTCTCCAAGTTGTGAAACAAAATGGGCTGTGGTTTCTCGAAAGGGACAGATGGATTAACAGAAGTGCTCATCATCACTTTCTGATCCTCCCCAGTAGTACCATATAGCATGGCCAACCTTTGCTGCTGCAACTTATAGTGGAGGTCCTGGTTGATAGAACTCAAGGACTCAATAGAGTAAGCTAGAGAACTATGAACGTCTCCAGTAGTAGTACTGAATCCTAAAGCAGTGCCATGATCTCCAGCCGGTTTGGGAACAGAAGAGAAAGGGAAATTGAATCCCATTAGAGAACCACCAGAACTTGCCGATGGATCAAGATTGAAACAAGGGCTAGAGGTAATTGCACCAGAAGTAGTGCCGGAAATCGAAATGTCtccaaaagaagaagacaacTGATTATAAATACTTGTTGGAGAAGAGTGATTTGTAAGGACTCTAGAGAAACTAGTTATCCCTCCAAGCTGAAAATCCATGGCTGGAGTCAGACCATGAAAGAACTTCAATCCACCAATATCAGATGTCATATTTGCATCCTTTGGATCAACGGTAAGCCTTGAGGGAGGCTTGGACTTCTTATTCTTCCTGGAACCGCCGCCAATCGGAACGTTGCGCAAGGCCCCTCCTTTGGTCCAATACCTCCTGCATGTCTTGCAAAAGTGCCTCGGCTGAGTGAGGCTGTAATTGTTGTAGTAGCAAAACTTCGTGTTTTGCGAATCGCATCTGGGGCACTGGAGAGCCTGTTCTTGAGGCCTAGCTGATGTTGATTTTCGGGTGCCTGAGCCATGGTTGTTTTCATCTTTGTTTGCTGCTGATGACTTTGCTGCCATGCTGACTGGTGCCATCTTAATGGTGTCAATTTCTCCTGGAGCCAAATTACCCTCAACaaagaaaaaatgtgaaaaagaaaatagttatcaataaaaggaaaaatgagagGTGGAGGGAATAGAGTAAATAGTTGTTGGATTGAGTTTCCTTTTGCAGAGGCAAAGATACTGAAAATTGAATGGTTTCATGCATGACGGTTAAGGAGATCAAAAAGTTGTTGATGGGGTCCTGTGATCTTCATCAAGCTAGCTTTGGAGGTTAGATCTGGTAGAAGAATAAATAAAGCTAGGGGAGATTTTGTGTTGGGGAAAAGAGAAGGAAGAGAGGATTGAAAGAGTTCAAGAGAGTGATGGATGGTAATGGGAAAAGGGActaggaatatatatatatagggagaGTGGGCTAGTGATGACTGAAGTGAGAgtgagaggaagagagagataAAGGGGGAAGGATATAAGGGACGAAAGTAGATGATTATTTTTGATGCAAAATCAGGCAGGGTGGAGAGTCCACATGTACCCGAAGGACAAACAATGCAATTGAATTCAAGAAGGAGAGATACAGAAGAAAGGGAACTAGGATTCAATACAGCACAGAGAGACTAAATCGATGAGTGCAGTAAAACAACTGCATCAAGTCTTGATGATGCATGATGGGGCATATAGGGACCGTTTGATTTAATCACACaattatcttcttcttctttaa
This sequence is a window from Coffea eugenioides isolate CCC68of chromosome 7, Ceug_1.0, whole genome shotgun sequence. Protein-coding genes within it:
- the LOC113778735 gene encoding dof zinc finger protein DOF5.7-like, encoding MAPVSMAAKSSAANKDENNHGSGTRKSTSARPQEQALQCPRCDSQNTKFCYYNNYSLTQPRHFCKTCRRYWTKGGALRNVPIGGGSRKNKKSKPPSRLTVDPKDANMTSDIGGLKFFHGLTPAMDFQLGGITSFSRVLTNHSSPTSIYNQLSSSFGDISISGTTSGAITSSPCFNLDPSASSGGSLMGFNFPFSSVPKPAGDHGTALGFSTTTGDVHSSLAYSIESLSSINQDLHYKLQQQRLAMLYGTTGEDQKVMMSTSVNPSVPFEKPQPILFHNLENSTTPKTNASGVDINSRKEGINGASLSTEWFFDNTTYAPVTPTPTNSGGNGGSDQNHLVNHNWNGMINPVWNNLSQYSAL